Below is a genomic region from Helianthus annuus cultivar XRQ/B chromosome 2, HanXRQr2.0-SUNRISE, whole genome shotgun sequence.
CCTCATCTAAACGAACTTCCTCCACGTCCTCTACCATGATTTTGATCGCCACGTCCTTTTCCATGATGCCAATTTCCGGAATGACTATCTGAGCTTGCCATTAACAGATTATTGTTTTCCGGTTCGTTTTGGCTCTTGAGGCGTTCTTCAAATGCTGTAATCCTACCTACTGCTTCTTCAAACGTCATTTTATCTATTTCTTAATACTGCTCGATGGATGCTACGATCGGTAAAAACTTCTTCGGAACAAAGATAGGTAATTTTCTTACAATCTTCTTATCTTTAATGGTGGTACCGAGGCTTTTAAACTTGGATTTTATACCACCCAACTTGCTTGCGAAACTACTTATTGTTTCGTTTTCTCCCATCTTTAAGGCTTCTAGCTCGCTTCTCAAAGTTTGCAGACGTGCTTTCTGAACCATATCGGCTCCAAGATATCAAACTTTGATTGCATCCCAAACTTCCTTTGCACTCTCATATTGCGCAACTTGCATTAGAATATCTTCCGGTAACGTTTGGAAGATCATCGCTTTCGTTGTATGCGCCTTTTTCTCATCTACCCCTTCCTTTGAAACAACTGTATCCCAAAGACTATATGCCTTTAAGATCATTTCCATCAGGATTGCCCACTGAGTGTAATTCGATTCAGTCAACTTTGGGCATTGAAGGGATATATTTCCTTGCTTGTGGATTGACGTTGACGTGCTTTCCTTGTCGTCTCTTCCTGACATACTTCCTTTCTGATTTGCTTTCTTAGACTTTTTCTTTCCTATCTTCCTTGCTTTACTTCAATCTTTTTTCTTGCTTGCACCACACAGGTTTTGTTTGCCACACATGTCTTTCTTTCTTACTTTGCTTTGTCACACAAGTCTTGATTTGCCACGCATGTCTTTCTTTCTTGCCTTGCCACACATGTCTTGTCACCACGAAGGTTCTTGTACCACGAAGGTTTTTGTACCACACAGGATTTTGTACCACACAGGATTTTGTACCACACAAGATTTTCGTACCACACAGGATTTTCTCGAATTTCTAACTTGCTATTGGTTTTGAATTTCGTTCCTTTCTAAACCATACTTTATGTTCTTTTGAAAAAACAGATTTGACCCGAGATTGAATTTCAAGAAAAACGGATTCAAGCGAACGAAATTTTTATTGAAATCAATCAATTAATCAAACTGCAATTCAATTTTTGAAACGAAtacaaaacctaaaaaatgaatTCGAGAGAACCTGGTTATGATGTTCCAATCGGTTTCTTCTTCTTCCCAGACTTGAAACATGCGCTTTGATACCACGGTTGGTCAGAACCCttacgaacacgaacacaatgataAACTATGAACAATCGAACGAATAACTATATTGAATGTAAAAGTATAAGATTCTGATGATTACAAATGAAACATACAagccctatttatactaaacgaACAGTTGCGATTGTAGAGACGTGTCTCTTCACGAACGGGTGTGACTCTTGAATATGTGGATGAGATTTAACTTGAATGGTTATGTCTTCTTGTCCAAGAGTCGCGTCTCCTTGTTCCTTTCCTTGCAACCGATCGCGAATGGGTGTGTCCATGGAGACACATCCTTTCCTTTAGTGAGCGGTTATTATCTTTTGTCTTGACACTTTCAGCCCCTATACTTTGTAACCGCCATATAACTACCTTTTAACCGCCATATAACTACCTTTAAACTAATACTAATCTAACCCTTGCACTTGGGATGTGTAAAGATTAAGGATTTCACTTGTTTCGTCCGAAACCTTCTTTAATTCATCAAGAAAACATTCTTAATGACCTACTCAACTAACCTTCTTCTTGGGTACGATTGGCACCACccaaaaaaacacattttttcttTCGAGTCGCCCGAGACCACCTACTACCTTGATTTTTCCTTCTGCCGACTCTTACCACTTTCAACCTTGTGACCGTATTACCTTCTTGAACCGAACATGCTTGCTTAGATTACTTTTTTGGCCAAACCATCTGCTTAAATTCTTTGGAATACTTTTTTGCTTCTGGCTTTAACtcgaaaaaaaaaaagttttcttGATCCTGCTATACCCGATAAAAATCATATTAATTCCATACTCGTTCTAATTCGCATCCAATTTTTGATTTTCATTCTTTTTAATTTCGATCAACCACCACTAACTTTTTCATCACCTTGCATGCTTCTAAATTTCCTTCAGCCCCACAGCCAAAGGGGCTGCTCCGCTTGCTTCATAAACGACTCTCAAAACGGCGGACACaaagctctaataccaattgttagTTGGTGAGATATTATGGTCTTCAGCCGTGAATTCAATTCATGCAACCAAAAAATCAGGCCCAAGAACACGGACACAAAATATGATCTCAACCAAGATCGACCCTTTCGGTTTATTAATTCTCGACTCTACAAAATACATGGACCCTAACCATCTATTTATTCCAAAACCTACTCAAACTCATATCCCTATCTTCTAGACATTAAAATAATTagataaacatttaaactaaTCTTAATCATACTAGATAGATCAAACTAATTAAATCAATCTTTCACTTTGAACCCTTTGACTTTCTTTAGTTCGTGTTTTAGGATTCAAACCTTCAGATTCACAGAGCTGAATCGGATGTAGAAGCTGAAATATTTGCTATTATATTGTACGAAGAAAATATAGAAAATTTCTCTAAACGAGTGTCTATTCTTGTCTGGTTTCTTGGGAGATTAGTTTTCTCAAATCGGCTATCTATCATCTTGCTCTTTTTCAACATTATCATTTGAATTTGGTAATGTAAGAACAGAGAATAGACAATCTACTTCATACTTCCACTAGATTATACAATGCACATATAAAtctcatcatcatactcagtaaatcccaccaatagcaaagctaagatagggtctgatgagggtaagatgtagatagCCTAttagccttacctctaccccgaagaaatagagaggctgcttccagtgaccCCGCAGGAATGCACATATAAATCTATATAGTATTAtaaataggaaagatgtaacctataatcaaaccatcatttattagaaaaaaaaagcTTCAATACGAAAGTTACATTACCTTGGAATGCTGCCACATATTGTTAAATTTATCTGATTTTGCGACCTTAACAAGAGGAGATCTTGAGGACATGTGAACTTCTTTAGCAACTGTAGCTATATCTCTTGATATGTCTACGGCACTAGGTCCACTCCCAATTACAACTACAATCCAGTCATTTAAAATCTCATATTAAACGCTTGTACATGATATAAGCTCTATGTATAGATGACATCTTGTTGTGAATTTCACTAACCTGATCTCGAAATGGTTCTGGAACACGATAGTTGTGGCTATGCATTTGCTTTCTCGACCACGTCTTAATACCTGCTCCAATGTTTACAAAATTATATCATGATACACACACTTTTTATAATTATAGATAACTGTatgttttttaaagttttttttatgaTTTCAAAATTTTATCGTATTTATAATACTATTATTAACAACAATAGCAGTATCAATAGTAAAAATTAATCAGTATTATTAAAATTAGAACAAATGTTTATCATACAGAAACAGCTAAACATAAAAGTGAAAGCAAAAATTAATActtcaaaaatatacatatattttaagtttttttttactGAATAACATTTGaatttcattccaatcatcagggcaaattacacAAGGATAGCAGGTAggcgagcaacaaactgcgccgccattACAAAGGGTTCGTTATATCTTGGAATAAAAAGGGTTCGTTATTTCTTTACCAGGAATATCAGTTGCTAGCCGAGGTTGAGTGTTGTGACCATTACATACGACAACTGCATCGAACACCTCCACGGATATCACCCCATTAGTATTCGACTCAACAACAAACTCAGTGATGTCTGAGTCATCAACCTCCACTCGGGTCACCAAGGTATTGAACCTAATCAATTCCGTGAGTTCAAAATGACTTGCAAAGTCTGTCAAGAACTTCAGAACTTCTACATGCCCTGGATACATCCTCGGATCGCCATACACTTTTTCACCAAATTTGAAATCAGTGAAGCTCATGAGCACACGCGGAACATTTGTTTTCAAGGATTTGTAGGCAGATGAGTGAACAACATCTCTATTTGGGTCTACTCCGAGTAGATCAGACTCGACTCGTGCGTCATAGGCCCATGTTCCGCCAAGTTGGTGTGACTTTTCGAACACCACTACTTGGAGGGATTCTCTTTGAAGCTCACGTGCAGCGGCTAGCCCAGCAACACCGGCACCGATTACAGCTACCTTTAAGGATCTTGCCATAGCTGATGGCTCTTACTTGTTTTCCAAAATTTGAAAGATTCTTCATTGGTTGATTAGTAAAGTACCCTCTTAAGAGGAAATAATAAATTACTATACACGTCACATTGGACAACTTCACAAAGTTGACCATATAAACTAAAAGTTTTGATGCCATATTCTAAACATCTTTTGTTCTCATGTGCTGACAGACACTTGCCAAAGTGCCAAACACATCataattgttatatatatatttaaataataagcAGGTTATTGGATTAACTCACTCTGATATGGCTTAATGTTGTTTTTATTTCCAATTTTGACTTAATATAAGATTTAAAAGTAAGTCACATTTATAGTTAAAatgttaccaaaatacccttgatGAGATGTAATTATCTTAAGGATGTAATGTTTGTCACCAAAATGGTTGAAGGTTGATACATGGTGCATCTCGGGCGCACACTATTGATTACAGACAACTGAAGGATTGTCGATTATAGTATCGTAGGAGTCGTCTTATATCATATAACCTCACATAGGACCGGCCATGTAGAAATTCTCGACTTACCAAATGACTACAACATGTCGCATGGATGCCTTGACTCGAGTGCGACTCATACATATGGGAGGTTCTCAACTCACAACTTTTTTAAACAAATAATGGTAAGTCGAGAATTTCTCACCACAAATAATCAAACTTTTTTATAAATAACAAATGCTAAGATGTTTGACCTCAAAAGACAAGTCAACATAAATGCAGTAGTTTTAGACACCTGATCAACTGTAAACCCTATTCTCCAACTGCTGATCACATCTCCACCATTGATGAATACCATGAGCATCCTTGAAAGCAACAGCAGGAGTCAAATTAACGGTCAAATTCGccgaaggaagaagatgaagcgGTTCATGAGACTCTTTCCCTATCGCGTTCAGAAAAACACCCGAAATAGAATGCTGTGTCGCCAGCCGTTCGATCCCACCTGCTCCAATCTCCTCCATCTTTTTCCGGTGTTCAAAATACCCGATATACTCCGAACATATATGATCCATCGGGTTCACAAACAAACACGGGGCCCACCCAGCCAACGCAAGAAAAGAATCTTCCGGCGTGTTGCTTCTTTGCTGATTCGCATTCTTGATCTTCGCAGCAACCGCAAGTCCCGCAGTGAGAAAACTGCTCGCGATCCGGATCCCGTGTTTGATATTCGCGTCTTTGATGTTTTCAAGCGGTGCGGAAAAAAACGGCGGGTTGAAAAGATACGAATCAAGAAAGATCCCGGTTTTCGCCATTCGTTTTCCCGCAAGTAACGCCATTGCGGATCCTAACGAATGGCCCGTCAACCAAATGTTTGACTTTGACGTTTGACTTCCAACCAGGTTTCTAACCGCTTGCATAGCAATATCAAATCTTGATGTTAGATGCAACCCGTTTTTTATGATGTGGATGTCGAGTTCTAAGTCGCGTGAGAATGCGTTGCCTTTGATTAACGTGCCACGGAAAGCGATGACGTAAGACGGGGTGTGTTGTGAAGGTGGGTGTTTGGATTTGTAGATGGCACCGAAGATGCATGAATCGGCGTCGTCTATGAGTTGACTGTGTAAGTCAAACTGGAAGAAGTTCCACCATGGTGGAGCAAGAGCTTCTGATGCTTGACGGTTTTCTTGACGATCCCGCTCTAAGATGTATACTCCTTGAACCAAGCATGCTGCAACGGATCTTCGGTGATCTGGATTAGTCCTGTTGTCATTCGACATATAGCTtactttaattatttattttactaATAAAGAAAAAACGAATGCTTATGATTAAAGTCAGCAAACTTAGCGGCCTATGCGCCTTAAGTGCGGCTTTAGCTGTTGACAACATAGATAAAATGTGGAACATTCATAAAATGGTTACGCATATGGTAAAACTGTTTCATGATTGAGCAACGATCTATTAAAGAACGGAAGCCAAAAACATTACCAGTCAATGTTAGTTAAGTGTGAGGGCCCACAAAGCTCAAAACTTTCCCTTTCTGAAATTATGCCATCCAGGTTCTTCGAGCTCGGCTCCCGACTCTCAATCTTACTGGAAGTTAACAAAACAAATATACACCCGTtaacaaaacaaataaacacCCGTTAACAAAATCATATCGATATTAAATTATTAATACGCATTGTTaggtgtaacataagttcaaattgCATTTTCTTTATAGTAAGATACTAAGATCACAATAAATCACCTCAgtggcgaagtatagaaggggcggggaggggcgcccgaccccccgagcttttcgctcagtagtgttatatatgtagttttcgtatagaaatttttgggtatatacgtcttcgaccccccggttccatagaatttttttggtatatacgttttcgaccccccgtcattcgggtcaagcttcgccactgaatCACCTAATAACAAATCTATCTAACCCTTCATACTTATAACTTATAATAACAACAAATCAGATGCATACAAAGACATGCATCAAAGATTCATTCCCTTCAATTCCCAAAGGTAGGATTGTTCTTTGGGTTTCTTTTTTTGGTTTCGGGTTTTTGGCCGAGAAAAACTGACCCGATAATTGACCCATTTAAGTTCGGGTTAGTCGGCTTCAGGTTATTTCAGGTCAGGTTGTTCGGTTTTTTagtttagatgtaaaatgaaagaaaaaaatgctttcttttacaaaatatcaTTAAAATTCATATTGATACTAAAAGAATATCAGACATAATTTGACAACCATAGTTATCAAATGCGCTAGGCgaactcaaggcgcataggcctcgcctgttGCCTAGGCAAGAAGCACAAAAAAAGCGTAGGTGGGAAAGGCGCTCGCTTTTGATAACCAAGATGTTAACGTTCAAAAGCCCCAACACATCTATAAAAAAAAGAGAGAATAAATGTTCGGGTTTTTTCAGGTTTTTCAGGTCGGGTTGTTCGCGTATCTGGTCGGgaaaagtgacccgataaccaACTCATATAAGGTTCGGGCTGGCCGTGTTCGGGTTGTTCGGATATTCCCCCATTCAGGCTCGGGTAAAATGGACAGCCCTACCCAAAATAACACCAACTTAGACTCCAAACATTCTAAGAATCACAATCACAAAATCCTATCAAGGATTGTAATGTACAACTAATATAAATGCATTGGATCATCAATACAAACTGCATTCCACGAAACCGAAACTGATTTCATGAATGCGCAGAGAATATGTCAAATTATTCACATTTCTAAGCACCATCAGAACCCTAAAAGTTAAGAAACCatcaaacaaacatgaaaaaaaatcaaacagaaCCCTAGAAGTTAAGAAACCATCAAACAACATGAAAAAATTCAAATTGAGAAACAAAGAGGCTTCAATTTCACAAATAAATTTCAACAAACAGGCTTCAATTAACTACAATCATGGTGAATTTGGATATAACCTAAATAAGATATTTAGAATTCTGCAAAAACTGTGAACGATCACAAATTTCTTCAATTTATCATCAAATCTCATCTAAAAACCCAAAATAGTGCAGACAAAGCAAGTGATTCGTGTATAAGAAAATGAAAAACGAAATCGGATGGAAAAAAAAGAGACGAAGCGAAATAAAATGTACCTAAGACTCATCGGGAAGAAGAGAAGATTTGCGGAAACGTATCAAGTGATTACTTGATGAAATGATAATTATTTAAGCCGATCTGAATGCCAGATCGAATTATCGATCTCCGATTGCTGAAAAGTGGACGATGGAATTTTAGGGGTGAATTACAACTGAAACTTGTAACTTCTAGTTTCT
It encodes:
- the LOC110886819 gene encoding flavin-containing monooxygenase FMO GS-OX5 encodes the protein MARSLKVAVIGAGVAGLAAARELQRESLQVVVFEKSHQLGGTWAYDARVESDLLGVDPNRDVVHSSAYKSLKTNVPRVLMSFTDFKFGEKVYGDPRMYPGHVEVLKFLTDFASHFELTELIRFNTLVTRVEVDDSDITEFVVESNTNGVISVEVFDAVVVCNGHNTQPRLATDIPGIKTWSRKQMHSHNYRVPEPFRDQILNDWIVVVIGSGPSAVDISRDIATVAKEVHMSSRSPLVKVAKSDKFNNMWQHSKIEYISKDGLITFQDGFSIDADIILHCTGYKNHLPFLQTNGIVSVEDKRIGPLYKHVFPPQLAPRLSFVGIPEKTLPIFIIECQSRWIAHALSAKVSLPSKDEMLSEVLKHYEDMKEKGLPEHSTHHIGFQLDYMEWMWAQTGMVIEKNIKDMIEYLIHCLMTVGLDGYMDLFFQKYGI
- the LOC110886820 gene encoding GDSL esterase/lipase At4g10955 gives rise to the protein MSLSKIESREPSSKNLDGIISERESFELCGPSHLTNIDWTNPDHRRSVAACLVQGVYILERDRQENRQASEALAPPWWNFFQFDLHSQLIDDADSCIFGAIYKSKHPPSQHTPSYVIAFRGTLIKGNAFSRDLELDIHIIKNGLHLTSRFDIAMQAVRNLVGSQTSKSNIWLTGHSLGSAMALLAGKRMAKTGIFLDSYLFNPPFFSAPLENIKDANIKHGIRIASSFLTAGLAVAAKIKNANQQRSNTPEDSFLALAGWAPCLFVNPMDHICSEYIGYFEHRKKMEEIGAGGIERLATQHSISGVFLNAIGKESHEPLHLLPSANLTVNLTPAVAFKDAHGIHQWWRCDQQLENRVYS